Proteins found in one Actinokineospora alba genomic segment:
- a CDS encoding maleylpyruvate isomerase N-terminal domain-containing protein yields METEQVWSEIESARLRLADFLETLSPRDWEHPSLCPGWRVRDVAAHLTLAPQTTIGRSMVEFARARGNFNRLVLDTAIRQAELPTGEIVGLLRSLARDRGGRRPGPVRSPRSWTC; encoded by the coding sequence GTGGAGACCGAACAGGTGTGGTCCGAGATCGAGTCGGCCAGGCTCCGCCTCGCCGACTTCCTCGAAACGCTCTCGCCGCGGGACTGGGAACACCCGTCGCTGTGCCCGGGCTGGCGGGTACGCGACGTCGCCGCGCACCTGACACTGGCGCCGCAGACCACGATCGGCCGGTCGATGGTGGAGTTCGCGAGGGCTCGGGGGAACTTCAATCGGCTGGTGCTCGACACGGCGATTCGGCAGGCGGAGCTGCCGACCGGTGAGATCGTCGGCCTGCTGCGGTCGCTGGCGCGGGATCGCGGCGGACGCCGCCCGGGACCGGTCCGCTCACCACGATCCTGGACGTGCTGA
- a CDS encoding PadR family transcriptional regulator → MALEHAILVSLSERPGSGYELTRRFDKSIGFFWRATHQQIYRVLKRMDDAGWVHVEHVPQDGKPDKKVYTVSAEGAAEISRWLAEPAQPTELRDELAIKLRAAHGDPDAVAAEVARHRAQHAERLALYEAMERRDFPDRDALTGPALHQFLVLRGGIGAERGFVAWCDEVLTALRRDAERGETR, encoded by the coding sequence ATGGCGTTGGAGCACGCGATCCTGGTCTCGCTCAGCGAGCGGCCGGGGTCCGGGTATGAGCTCACCCGACGGTTCGACAAGTCCATCGGGTTCTTCTGGCGCGCCACCCACCAGCAGATCTACCGCGTCCTCAAGCGCATGGACGACGCGGGCTGGGTGCACGTCGAGCACGTCCCGCAGGACGGCAAGCCGGACAAGAAGGTCTACACGGTCAGCGCCGAGGGCGCGGCCGAGATCTCCCGGTGGCTGGCCGAGCCCGCTCAGCCGACGGAGTTGCGCGATGAACTCGCGATCAAACTCCGCGCGGCGCACGGCGATCCGGACGCGGTCGCCGCCGAGGTCGCCCGCCACCGTGCCCAGCACGCCGAGCGGCTCGCCCTCTACGAGGCCATGGAACGGCGCGACTTCCCCGACCGGGACGCGCTGACCGGGCCCGCTCTGCACCAGTTTTTGGTCCTGCGCGGCGGAATCGGCGCCGAGCGGGGATTCGTCGCGTGGTGCGACGAGGTTCTGACGGCCCTGCGCCGTGATGCGGAAAGAGGCGAGACGCGATGA
- a CDS encoding maleylpyruvate isomerase mycothiol-dependent enzyme family protein: MLTHTQDISQPLGREIEIPPAAARVGAERAWSMGWPFHARKRVGGFRLVGTDSGWTAGAGPVVEGPTSAMLQLLTGREVALERLSGDGVAALARTVFGRTENSPS; encoded by the coding sequence GTGCTGACCCACACGCAGGACATTTCGCAGCCGCTTGGCCGGGAGATCGAGATCCCGCCCGCGGCCGCGCGGGTGGGAGCGGAGCGGGCTTGGTCGATGGGATGGCCGTTCCATGCCCGCAAGCGCGTGGGCGGGTTTCGGCTGGTGGGGACGGACTCCGGGTGGACCGCGGGCGCAGGACCGGTGGTGGAGGGGCCGACGTCGGCGATGCTGCAGTTGCTGACGGGACGGGAAGTGGCCCTGGAGCGGCTGAGTGGGGATGGGGTGGCGGCATTGGCGCGGACGGTGTTCGGCCGAACCGAGAACTCACCGTCCTGA
- a CDS encoding DNA cytosine methyltransferase produces MSHTMIDLFAGCGGMTSGFVAAGFTPVLAVEHNLHAAATYAANFGEDHVRWADIATVTDIPRADVIIGGPPCQGFSNLGARDVEDPRNKLWKEYLRFVRAARPRAFVIENVDRFLASAEFALLQAETAPGGLLADYTLTPGVLLAADFGVPQRRKRAFVIGSRVGPIPLPAAAGEWPGVRTVLSGLPETPARTTLPSSSVEFFGQRVPGRFKSADLHLGRNPTALSLERYRAIPPGGGRFDLPDHLLPRCWREKKTGTTDVMGRMRWDAPSLTIRTEFYKPEKGQYLHPEWHRPITHLEAARLQTFPDTFEWCGSKIEIARQIGNAVPPHLATALATHLSPHL; encoded by the coding sequence CAACCTGCACGCGGCGGCGACGTACGCGGCCAACTTCGGCGAGGACCACGTCCGCTGGGCCGACATCGCCACGGTCACCGACATCCCCAGGGCAGACGTGATCATCGGCGGCCCGCCGTGCCAGGGCTTCTCCAACCTGGGCGCCCGTGACGTGGAGGACCCGCGCAACAAGCTGTGGAAGGAATACCTCCGCTTCGTCCGCGCGGCCCGGCCCCGGGCGTTCGTCATCGAGAACGTCGACCGGTTCCTGGCGTCCGCGGAGTTCGCGCTGCTCCAAGCGGAGACCGCCCCGGGCGGCCTGCTCGCCGACTACACCCTCACCCCGGGCGTGCTGCTGGCCGCGGACTTCGGGGTCCCGCAGCGGCGCAAGCGGGCATTCGTCATCGGCTCGCGCGTCGGCCCGATCCCGCTGCCCGCGGCGGCGGGGGAGTGGCCCGGCGTCCGCACTGTGTTGTCGGGGCTCCCGGAGACCCCGGCGCGGACGACCCTGCCGAGTTCGTCGGTGGAGTTCTTCGGGCAGCGAGTGCCCGGCCGCTTCAAGAGCGCCGACCTGCACCTCGGTCGCAACCCGACCGCGCTGTCGTTGGAGCGCTACCGCGCGATCCCGCCGGGCGGTGGCCGCTTCGACCTCCCGGACCACCTGCTCCCACGGTGTTGGCGGGAGAAGAAGACCGGCACCACCGACGTCATGGGCCGCATGCGCTGGGACGCCCCGTCGCTGACGATTCGGACGGAGTTCTACAAGCCGGAAAAGGGCCAGTACCTCCACCCCGAATGGCACCGCCCCATCACCCACCTCGAAGCCGCCCGCCTCCAAACCTTCCCGGACACCTTCGAGTGGTGCGGCTCCAAAATCGAAATAGCCCGCCAAATCGGCAACGCCGTCCCACCCCACCTGGCCACCGCCCTAGCCACCCACCTATCCCCCCACCTCTAA
- a CDS encoding MarR family winged helix-turn-helix transcriptional regulator, protein MESNGPAKSPPPRGPERNTAALLYQAYLRLAEGIDARAPRGDERARPAHAAVFINMEHDGIRLTRLAEKARMTPQAMGELVDGLESWGYLLRVPDPSDRRAKLIVFTDKGHEALRAAFDAVEDVEARLLDLLGAKDLERLQQALIQVATDF, encoded by the coding sequence GTGGAAAGCAACGGTCCGGCGAAGTCGCCGCCGCCACGCGGTCCGGAGCGGAACACCGCGGCCCTGCTCTACCAGGCCTACCTCCGGCTCGCGGAAGGCATCGACGCCCGTGCGCCCCGCGGGGACGAGCGCGCGCGTCCGGCGCACGCGGCGGTCTTCATCAACATGGAGCACGACGGCATCCGGCTGACCCGGCTTGCGGAGAAGGCGCGGATGACCCCGCAGGCCATGGGGGAGCTGGTCGACGGCCTCGAAAGCTGGGGCTACCTGCTACGCGTCCCCGATCCGTCGGACCGCAGGGCCAAGCTCATCGTCTTCACCGACAAAGGCCATGAGGCGCTGCGGGCGGCGTTCGACGCGGTCGAGGACGTCGAGGCCAGGCTGCTCGACCTGCTCGGCGCCAAGGACCTCGAGCGGCTCCAGCAGGCACTCATCCAGGTGGCCACCGACTTCTAG